In Sphingomonas sp., a single window of DNA contains:
- the bioD gene encoding dethiobiotin synthase yields the protein MTQTFIVTGTDTGIGKTVFAAALAGALGARYWKPIQAGLDDGSDSERTAALSGLPIGHVLPEAYRLVTPCSPHLAAEVDDVTIDLDRLALPVVDGPLVVEGAGGALVPVTREILYADVFARWGKPVVLVARTALGTINHSLLSIEALRARGVQIHGIAFVGDPVEDTEATIAAIGKVRRLGRLPMLPELNPAALAQAFADAFDLADFA from the coding sequence ATGACCCAGACCTTCATCGTCACCGGTACCGATACCGGCATCGGCAAGACCGTGTTCGCTGCAGCCCTCGCCGGCGCGCTCGGTGCCCGTTACTGGAAGCCCATCCAGGCCGGCCTCGACGACGGCAGCGACAGCGAGCGCACCGCGGCGCTGTCGGGCCTGCCGATCGGGCACGTTCTTCCCGAGGCCTATCGCCTGGTCACGCCCTGCTCGCCGCATCTGGCCGCCGAGGTCGACGATGTGACGATCGACCTCGATCGCCTGGCGCTGCCTGTGGTCGACGGGCCGCTGGTGGTGGAAGGCGCAGGCGGTGCGCTGGTGCCGGTGACCCGCGAGATCCTCTACGCCGATGTCTTCGCGCGCTGGGGCAAGCCGGTGGTGCTGGTCGCGCGCACCGCGCTGGGTACGATCAACCACAGCCTGCTCTCGATCGAGGCACTTCGCGCGCGGGGCGTGCAGATCCACGGCATCGCCTTTGTAGGCGACCCGGTCGAGGACACCGAGGCGACCATCGCCGCGATCGGCAAGGTCCGGCGCCTCGGCCGCCTGCCGATGCTGCCCGAACTGAACCCCGCGGCACTCGCCCAAGCCTTCGCCGACGCCTTCGATCTGGCGGACTTCGCCTGA
- a CDS encoding adenosylmethionine--8-amino-7-oxononanoate transaminase: MSSVWHPFTQHGLGEPIPMVSHAKDALIHAADGRSFIDAISSWWVTTHGHCNPRILAAIAEQAGKLDQIIFAGWTHDPAETLAAGLRDILPDALEHVFFSDSGSTAVEVALKMALGYWHNRGGDRSRILVLEHSYHGDTIGGMSVGARGVFNRPYQPLLFDVGTIPFPSAGAEQTTLDALEAECRAGAAAFIVEPLVLGAGGMLFYTPALLAEMRAICTRHDVLFIADEVMTGWGRTGTLTACEQANVVPDILCLSKGITGGAIPLAVTLATAPIFAAHVSEDRARMFFHSSSYTANPIACAAAVANLAIWRDEPVLERIAQLSVWQQAALDGLANIPGLVGHRRMGTIAALEIAQPENTYLSAIAPRLMAFARERGVLLRPLGNTVYVMPPYSITREQLDQVWGLVPAFLAA; encoded by the coding sequence ATGTCGTCGGTCTGGCATCCCTTCACCCAGCATGGCCTGGGCGAGCCGATCCCGATGGTCAGCCATGCCAAGGACGCGCTGATCCACGCCGCCGACGGCCGCAGCTTCATCGATGCGATCTCGTCCTGGTGGGTGACGACGCACGGCCATTGCAACCCGCGCATCCTGGCGGCGATTGCCGAGCAGGCGGGCAAGCTCGACCAGATCATCTTCGCCGGCTGGACCCACGACCCCGCCGAGACGCTCGCCGCCGGGCTGCGCGACATCCTACCCGATGCGCTGGAACATGTCTTCTTCAGCGACAGCGGCTCCACCGCGGTGGAAGTCGCGCTCAAGATGGCGCTCGGCTATTGGCACAATCGCGGCGGGGACCGCAGCCGCATCCTCGTCCTCGAACACAGCTATCATGGCGATACGATCGGCGGCATGTCGGTCGGCGCGCGCGGGGTGTTCAACCGGCCCTACCAGCCGCTGCTGTTCGACGTCGGCACCATCCCCTTTCCCAGTGCGGGCGCCGAACAGACGACGCTCGACGCGCTGGAGGCGGAGTGCCGCGCCGGTGCCGCCGCGTTCATCGTCGAGCCGCTGGTGCTTGGGGCAGGGGGGATGCTCTTTTACACCCCCGCGCTGCTCGCCGAGATGCGGGCGATCTGCACGCGGCACGACGTGCTCTTCATCGCAGACGAGGTGATGACGGGCTGGGGCCGCACCGGCACGCTGACGGCCTGTGAGCAGGCAAACGTGGTGCCGGACATCCTCTGTCTCTCGAAGGGCATCACCGGCGGCGCGATCCCGCTGGCGGTGACGCTGGCGACCGCGCCGATCTTCGCGGCGCATGTGTCCGAGGATCGCGCGCGGATGTTCTTCCACTCCTCCAGCTACACCGCCAACCCGATCGCCTGCGCCGCCGCTGTGGCGAACCTCGCGATCTGGCGCGACGAGCCGGTGCTGGAGCGCATCGCGCAACTGAGCGTGTGGCAGCAGGCGGCACTGGACGGGCTGGCCAACATCCCCGGCCTGGTTGGCCATCGCCGCATGGGTACGATCGCCGCGCTGGAGATCGCGCAGCCGGAGAATACCTATCTCTCGGCCATCGCCCCTCGGCTGATGGCGTTCGCGCGCGAGCGGGGCGTGCTGCTGCGGCCGCTGGGCAACACCGTGTACGTGATGCCGCCCTACAGCATCACGCGCGAACAGCTCGACCAGGTCTGGGGGCTGGTGCCCGCCTTCCTCGCCGCCTGA
- a CDS encoding TM2 domain-containing protein, producing the protein MRGQVLGVDRSSGEGQISGEDGGRYVFTQEDWSDSRHPAIGAKVDFDVDGKRARRIFRLLEGSDVPAPAGEPRNKIVAAVLALFLGTLGIHRFYLGRTGSGVVMLLLTCTVVGLLITGVWAFVDAIRYLLMSDTEFAQRYPRR; encoded by the coding sequence ATGCGCGGGCAAGTATTGGGGGTGGATCGATCGAGCGGCGAAGGCCAGATTTCGGGCGAGGATGGCGGCCGCTATGTCTTCACCCAGGAAGACTGGAGCGACAGCCGCCACCCCGCGATCGGCGCCAAGGTCGATTTCGACGTCGACGGCAAGCGCGCGCGCCGCATCTTCCGCCTACTGGAGGGCTCGGACGTGCCGGCCCCTGCCGGCGAACCGCGCAACAAGATCGTCGCCGCGGTGCTCGCGCTGTTCCTGGGCACACTCGGCATCCACCGTTTCTATCTCGGCCGCACCGGATCGGGCGTGGTGATGCTGTTGCTCACCTGCACCGTGGTTGGGCTGCTGATCACCGGCGTCTGGGCGTTCGTCGACGCGATCCGCTATCTGCTGATGAGCGATACCGAGTTCGCCCAGCGCTATCCGCGCCGCTGA
- the cysS gene encoding cysteine--tRNA ligase produces the protein MHDAPLTLYNSLSRSLEPFQPLDPAKGVRVYSCGPTVYNYAHLGNLRAYVFTDTLSRVLRWKGYPLTHIINITDVGHLTSDADAGDDKMEAAARAQAMSIWDIAAHYTAAFKQNIADLNIAEPSKWSVATDHIAQMIAFAEKIAPAHCYELDSGLYFDVTTVPDYGRLAGAADDAAESRIDPVDGKRHPQDFAIWRKSPPGEQRQMEWDSPWGKGAPGWHLECSVMSIQYLGAPFDIHTGGIDHREIHHPNEIAQNQAYCGCGDTGAHFWMHNNFLVDRQGKMSKSKGGFTTLQSLIDAGVHPLAYRLLCLQAQYRSELEFSAENLAAALTRLKRLVMTVTALRARAEGEGTAQAVWLEKLGAAVSDDLNTPKALPVLDEMLADKRTSPADRLAALAEFDKVLGLRLAELTREELRVQPKGATITPEAIADLLVERKEARVVKDFQRSDRIRDDLVAAGIEVMDGDPLGWDWKPAL, from the coding sequence ATGCATGACGCTCCGCTGACGCTCTACAATTCGCTTTCCCGTTCGCTCGAGCCGTTCCAGCCGCTCGACCCTGCCAAGGGCGTGCGCGTCTATTCGTGCGGGCCGACGGTCTACAACTATGCCCATCTCGGCAATCTGCGCGCCTATGTGTTCACCGACACGCTGAGCCGGGTGCTGCGCTGGAAGGGCTATCCACTCACCCACATCATCAACATCACCGATGTCGGCCACCTGACCTCGGACGCCGATGCCGGCGACGACAAGATGGAAGCGGCGGCGCGCGCTCAGGCAATGAGCATCTGGGACATCGCCGCGCACTATACCGCCGCGTTCAAGCAGAACATCGCCGATCTCAATATCGCCGAACCGAGCAAATGGTCGGTGGCGACCGATCACATCGCGCAGATGATCGCCTTCGCCGAGAAGATCGCGCCCGCGCATTGCTACGAGCTCGACTCAGGCCTCTACTTCGACGTGACGACGGTGCCCGACTATGGCCGCCTCGCCGGCGCCGCCGATGATGCCGCGGAAAGCCGGATCGATCCCGTGGACGGCAAGCGCCACCCGCAGGACTTCGCGATCTGGCGCAAGTCGCCGCCGGGCGAGCAGCGCCAGATGGAATGGGATTCGCCCTGGGGCAAGGGCGCGCCGGGCTGGCACCTCGAATGCTCGGTGATGAGCATCCAGTATCTCGGCGCGCCGTTCGACATCCATACCGGCGGCATCGACCATCGCGAGATCCATCACCCCAACGAAATCGCGCAGAACCAGGCCTATTGCGGCTGCGGCGATACCGGCGCGCACTTCTGGATGCACAACAACTTCCTGGTAGATCGCCAGGGCAAGATGTCCAAGTCCAAGGGCGGGTTCACAACGCTCCAGTCGCTGATCGACGCGGGCGTGCACCCCCTCGCCTATCGCCTGCTGTGCCTCCAGGCCCAGTATCGCAGCGAGCTGGAATTCTCGGCCGAGAACCTCGCCGCGGCGCTCACCCGGCTCAAGCGGCTGGTGATGACGGTGACCGCGCTCCGGGCGCGCGCCGAGGGCGAAGGCACCGCGCAGGCGGTGTGGCTGGAGAAGCTCGGCGCCGCGGTGTCGGACGATCTCAACACCCCCAAGGCGCTGCCCGTGCTCGACGAGATGTTGGCCGACAAGCGCACGTCGCCGGCGGACCGGCTGGCGGCGCTGGCCGAGTTCGACAAGGTGCTGGGACTGCGGCTCGCCGAACTCACCCGCGAGGAACTGCGCGTGCAGCCCAAGGGCGCGACGATTACGCCCGAAGCGATCGCCGACCTGCTGGTCGAGCGCAAGGAAGCCAGGGTAGTGAAGGACTTCCAGCGCTCGGACCGGATCCGCGACGATCTCGTCGCGGCGGGCATCGAAGTGATGGACGGCGATCCGCTCGGCTGGGACTGGAAGCCGGCACTGTAA
- a CDS encoding glycine zipper 2TM domain-containing protein, producing MKKFLIGATMAATLMTGSIAATPAAAQDWGYRDGYSRYDRDYRGDYRDYRDYRDARDYRDDRPRYAYRGRNYRQRCSDGTAGTILGAIAGGLLGGEIGRGSSYRRSGTGMIIGAGAGALAGRAVDGGDCRNGR from the coding sequence ATGAAGAAGTTTCTGATCGGCGCCACTATGGCTGCCACGCTGATGACCGGTTCGATCGCCGCGACCCCGGCGGCCGCTCAGGACTGGGGCTATCGCGACGGCTATAGCCGCTACGACCGCGACTATCGCGGCGATTACCGGGACTATCGCGATTATCGTGATGCCCGCGACTATCGCGACGATCGTCCGCGCTACGCCTATCGCGGTCGCAACTATCGCCAGCGCTGCAGCGACGGCACCGCGGGCACCATCCTCGGCGCGATCGCCGGTGGCCTGCTGGGTGGCGAGATCGGCCGCGGCAGCTCCTATCGCCGCAGCGGCACCGGCATGATCATCGGTGCGGGCGCCGGCGCGCTGGCCGGCCGCGCGGTGGACGGTGGCGACTGCCGCAACGGCCGCTGA
- a CDS encoding protein-L-isoaspartate O-methyltransferase gives MMALMVDPAPLEAPRFEAMRHAMVASQLRTNAVNDPRVVTAMSQVPREVFLPPEQRALAYRDTLLPLGSGRRHDSPLATGRLLTEAELQPGDHVLLVGAAGGYAAALLSPLVASVVALEEEQGLLAIARGGLAGAANVELVQGPLNAGWAARGPYDLIVIDGAVEELPQAIIDQVKVGGRIVTGVIDRGVTRLALGRRTEGGFGLADFLDIEVATLPGFEKPRKFTF, from the coding sequence ATGATGGCCCTTATGGTCGACCCTGCGCCCCTCGAAGCGCCCCGTTTCGAAGCGATGCGCCACGCCATGGTGGCGAGCCAGCTGCGTACCAACGCAGTGAACGATCCCCGCGTGGTGACGGCGATGTCGCAAGTCCCGCGCGAAGTGTTCCTCCCGCCGGAGCAGCGCGCACTTGCCTATCGCGACACGCTGCTGCCGCTCGGCAGCGGCCGCCGCCACGATTCGCCGCTGGCGACGGGCCGGCTGCTGACCGAGGCCGAACTGCAGCCCGGCGACCATGTCCTGCTGGTGGGTGCCGCCGGTGGCTATGCCGCGGCGCTGCTCTCGCCGCTGGTGGCCTCGGTGGTCGCGCTCGAGGAAGAGCAGGGGCTGCTCGCGATTGCACGCGGCGGGCTCGCCGGCGCGGCGAATGTCGAGCTGGTCCAGGGCCCGCTCAACGCCGGCTGGGCCGCACGGGGACCGTACGACCTGATCGTGATCGACGGTGCCGTCGAAGAGCTGCCGCAGGCGATTATCGACCAGGTCAAGGTCGGCGGCCGCATCGTGACGGGCGTGATCGACCGCGGCGTGACGCGGCTGGCGCTCGGCCGCCGCACCGAGGGGGGCTTCGGTCTGGCGGACTTCCTGGACATCGAAGTGGCGACGCTGCCAGGCTTCGAGAAACCGAGAAAATTTACCTTTTAA
- a CDS encoding TolC family outer membrane protein, producing the protein MRLNILLIGVSLVSLGAPAFAQTAPSGRQDVPSPGAKTAAPTTTLQDALAQAYATNPDIQAQRANQRANDENVPIARSQGLPGLSANGAANDSLYNTNATALTPSRQAQVGLNLSQPIYSGGSIRNSVRAAKVRVNAGRANLRGAEADIFTQTVTAYLNVIRDESIVRLNQENVHVLEVNLQATRDRFQVGDLTRTDVAQSEARLALAQSQLRSAEAQLIGSRETYIQVVGTPPGVLAPPPALPNLPQDVQTAEQVALANNPFLEAAQLARDASRYDTRVAQAGRLPQVSLGAGGTYLNYLGSVGDIGRRAGLTPTTTTATVGVQVTMPLFQGGRPAAQVRQAQAREGAAIETVTLTERGVIAQARSAYASYQAALRVIESTRTAVQANQLSLEGVRAENSVGTRTILDILNAEQELLNAQVQYVTAERDAYVAGFSLLASMGRAQAKDLSFDSRLLYDPSVNYNRVRNRINDWGDDKAPQPVATSTRTTPPQGPEVIGAPLDPVLQRPVDSDRPNP; encoded by the coding sequence ATGCGACTGAACATTTTGCTCATTGGTGTGAGCCTCGTTTCCCTCGGGGCACCGGCATTCGCCCAGACTGCGCCCAGCGGTCGGCAGGACGTGCCGTCTCCCGGCGCCAAGACTGCCGCGCCGACGACGACGCTGCAGGACGCATTGGCCCAGGCCTATGCCACCAACCCGGACATCCAGGCGCAACGCGCTAATCAGCGCGCAAACGACGAGAATGTTCCGATCGCCCGCTCGCAGGGACTGCCCGGGCTCAGCGCCAACGGCGCCGCGAACGACAGCCTGTACAATACTAACGCGACGGCGCTGACGCCTTCGCGCCAGGCGCAGGTGGGGCTCAACCTGTCGCAGCCCATCTACAGCGGCGGCAGCATCCGCAATTCGGTGCGTGCCGCCAAGGTGCGGGTGAATGCCGGCCGCGCCAATCTGCGCGGGGCCGAGGCCGACATTTTCACCCAGACCGTCACCGCCTATCTCAACGTCATCCGTGACGAATCGATCGTCCGCCTCAACCAGGAAAATGTCCACGTCCTCGAGGTGAACCTCCAGGCGACGCGCGATCGCTTCCAGGTGGGTGACCTGACCCGCACGGACGTCGCACAGTCCGAGGCGCGACTAGCGCTCGCCCAGTCGCAGCTGCGCAGCGCCGAGGCGCAGCTGATCGGCAGCCGCGAGACCTATATCCAGGTCGTCGGCACCCCGCCGGGCGTGCTCGCACCGCCGCCGGCGCTGCCCAATCTGCCGCAGGACGTGCAGACCGCCGAGCAGGTGGCGCTCGCCAACAACCCCTTTCTCGAAGCGGCGCAACTCGCGCGCGACGCCTCGCGCTACGATACCCGGGTCGCGCAGGCCGGTCGTCTGCCGCAGGTGAGCCTAGGCGCGGGCGGCACCTATCTCAACTATCTCGGCTCGGTCGGCGATATCGGGCGCCGCGCCGGCCTCACCCCCACCACGACCACCGCCACCGTCGGTGTGCAGGTGACGATGCCGCTGTTCCAGGGCGGGCGCCCCGCCGCGCAGGTCCGCCAGGCGCAGGCCCGCGAGGGCGCCGCGATCGAGACGGTGACGCTCACCGAACGCGGCGTGATCGCCCAGGCGCGCTCGGCCTATGCCAGCTACCAGGCCGCGCTGCGCGTGATCGAATCGACCCGCACGGCGGTGCAGGCCAACCAGCTCAGCCTCGAAGGCGTCCGCGCCGAAAACAGCGTCGGTACGCGAACGATCCTCGACATCCTCAACGCCGAGCAGGAACTGCTCAACGCCCAGGTCCAGTATGTCACGGCGGAGCGCGACGCCTATGTCGCCGGTTTCAGCCTGCTGGCCTCGATGGGCCGGGCCCAGGCCAAGGACCTCAGCTTCGACAGCCGGCTGCTCTACGACCCGAGCGTGAACTATAATCGCGTGCGCAACCGCATCAACGACTGGGGCGACGACAAGGCGCCCCAGCCGGTGGCGACCAGCACCCGCACCACCCCGCCGCAGGGGCCGGAAGTCATCGGGGCGCCGCTCGATCCGGTGCTCCAGCGCCCGGTTGACAGCGACCGCCCCAATCCCTGA
- a CDS encoding DUF2497 domain-containing protein: MGTASSEPSMEEILASIKRIIADDEPGAFARGRPLRAVPEVEPEAEHAGAEQPYEDVLELHEPIAEEPAPALAPVDPILSDRVAEASREKLEALSRLIVKPQVAGSDTLEGLVREMLKPMLRDWLDQNLPQLVEQIVAREIARITGAR, encoded by the coding sequence ATGGGGACTGCCAGCAGCGAGCCGTCGATGGAGGAAATCCTCGCATCGATCAAACGGATCATCGCCGATGACGAGCCCGGCGCGTTCGCCCGCGGCCGCCCGCTTCGGGCCGTGCCCGAGGTTGAGCCTGAGGCGGAGCATGCCGGGGCCGAGCAACCCTACGAGGACGTGCTCGAACTGCACGAGCCGATCGCGGAGGAGCCGGCGCCTGCGCTGGCCCCGGTGGACCCGATCCTCTCCGATCGCGTCGCGGAGGCGAGCCGCGAGAAGCTCGAGGCGCTGTCGCGGTTGATCGTCAAGCCGCAGGTCGCCGGATCGGACACGCTGGAAGGCCTGGTGCGCGAGATGCTCAAGCCGATGCTGCGCGACTGGCTGGACCAGAACCTGCCGCAGCTGGTCGAGCAGATCGTCGCGCGCGAGATCGCCCGCATCACCGGCGCCCGCTGA
- a CDS encoding S9 family peptidase has protein sequence MKQFLVASVALAAIAAPASARDLTIQDLVGLSRVGAPAVSPDGHWLVWQQRETDLAANKGRYDLWRLDLTAKRTKPEKLVAEPLVNETAPQFSADGKTVWFQSDKGGEDAVWGVAITGGTPTQLTHIQGGFSGFKVSPDGAKLLVWADRKPGAPTVTTAMEKKDPNAGSGRVYQQLFVRHWDAWADGTRSQLFVLPFGQQGATGDGVAIEGGLVGDTPSKPSGGGEEVAWSADGKTIYFALREAGRIESLSTNLDIFAAPADGSAAPVNLTKGNGGMDNLPTPSPDGKWLAWFAMARPGYEADRQVLMLRNLATGDVRALTANWDRSVASIAWASDSKTIYVTAQDVQEEPVFAVSLAGKVERLTEKGSVSAVVPTKGGLVYAMNSLTAPDDFYWLKGKKSTRLTSVNAEKLAGIAMPEVTRYSFNGANGDTVWGYVAKPAGLAAGAKAPIAFIVHGGPQGSMGNSWSYRWNPAVFAGAGYAVVAVDFHGSTGYGQAFTDAIRNNWGGGPLEDLKKGLRAATDRFAFLDGDKACALGASYGGYMMNWIEGQWPDRFKCIVQHDGVFDARAMAYETEELWFDEWEHGGKAYFEDPAAFERWNPVNYVSAWKTPQLVITSEKDFRIPYTQGLAAFTALQRREIPSKLLVFPDENHWVLKPKNSLQWYGEVLGWMDQWTGKPGK, from the coding sequence ATGAAGCAGTTCCTCGTCGCGAGCGTCGCGCTCGCCGCCATCGCTGCGCCCGCATCGGCGCGAGACCTCACCATCCAGGACCTTGTCGGCCTCTCCCGCGTGGGGGCGCCCGCCGTCTCGCCGGACGGCCATTGGCTCGTCTGGCAGCAGCGCGAGACCGACCTCGCTGCGAACAAGGGCCGCTATGACCTGTGGCGGCTCGACCTGACCGCCAAGCGCACCAAGCCCGAGAAGCTGGTCGCCGAGCCGCTGGTCAACGAAACCGCGCCGCAATTCTCCGCCGACGGCAAGACCGTGTGGTTCCAGTCCGACAAGGGCGGCGAGGACGCGGTTTGGGGCGTGGCGATCACCGGCGGCACGCCGACCCAGCTGACCCATATCCAGGGCGGCTTCAGCGGCTTCAAGGTCTCGCCCGACGGCGCCAAGCTGCTCGTCTGGGCGGATCGCAAGCCGGGCGCGCCGACGGTGACGACGGCGATGGAGAAGAAGGATCCGAACGCCGGCTCGGGCCGCGTCTATCAGCAGCTGTTCGTGCGCCATTGGGATGCATGGGCGGACGGCACCCGCTCGCAGCTCTTCGTCCTGCCGTTCGGGCAACAGGGCGCGACCGGCGACGGTGTCGCGATCGAAGGCGGGCTGGTCGGCGACACGCCCTCCAAGCCTTCGGGCGGCGGCGAGGAGGTCGCCTGGAGCGCCGATGGCAAGACGATCTATTTCGCACTGCGCGAGGCGGGTCGGATCGAGTCGCTGTCGACCAATCTCGACATTTTCGCCGCCCCTGCGGATGGCTCCGCGGCGCCGGTGAACCTCACCAAGGGCAATGGCGGCATGGACAATCTGCCGACGCCGTCGCCCGACGGGAAGTGGCTGGCCTGGTTCGCGATGGCGCGCCCGGGCTATGAAGCCGATCGCCAGGTGCTGATGCTCCGCAACCTCGCCACCGGGGACGTGCGCGCGCTTACCGCCAATTGGGACCGCTCGGTCGCCTCGATTGCCTGGGCCTCGGACTCGAAGACGATCTACGTCACCGCGCAGGACGTGCAGGAAGAACCGGTCTTCGCCGTGTCGCTGGCGGGCAAGGTCGAGCGGCTGACTGAGAAGGGCAGCGTCTCCGCGGTGGTGCCGACCAAAGGCGGGCTCGTCTATGCGATGAACAGCCTCACCGCGCCGGACGATTTCTACTGGCTCAAGGGCAAGAAGAGCACGCGGCTTACGTCCGTGAACGCCGAGAAGCTGGCCGGCATCGCGATGCCCGAGGTGACCCGCTACAGCTTCAACGGCGCCAATGGCGATACCGTCTGGGGCTATGTCGCCAAGCCGGCGGGGCTGGCGGCGGGAGCCAAGGCGCCGATCGCGTTCATCGTCCATGGCGGGCCGCAGGGCAGCATGGGCAACAGCTGGTCGTACCGCTGGAACCCGGCGGTGTTTGCGGGTGCCGGCTATGCGGTGGTCGCGGTCGATTTCCACGGCTCGACCGGCTATGGCCAAGCCTTCACCGATGCGATCCGCAACAATTGGGGCGGGGGGCCGCTGGAGGACCTGAAGAAGGGTCTGCGCGCCGCAACCGATCGCTTCGCCTTCCTCGACGGCGACAAGGCCTGCGCGCTCGGTGCCTCCTACGGCGGCTATATGATGAACTGGATCGAGGGCCAGTGGCCCGATCGTTTCAAGTGCATCGTCCAGCATGACGGCGTGTTCGACGCGCGCGCCATGGCGTACGAAACCGAGGAGCTCTGGTTCGACGAGTGGGAACATGGCGGCAAGGCCTATTTCGAGGACCCCGCCGCGTTCGAGCGCTGGAACCCGGTCAACTATGTCAGCGCCTGGAAGACCCCGCAGCTGGTGATCACCAGCGAGAAGGACTTCCGCATCCCCTATACCCAGGGCCTGGCGGCCTTCACCGCGCTCCAGCGCCGCGAGATTCCGTCCAAGCTGCTCGTCTTTCCGGACGAGAACCATTGGGTGCTCAAGCCGAAGAACTCGCTGCAATGGTATGGCGAGGTGCTCGGCTGGATGGACCAGTGGACGGGCAAGCCGGGGAAGTAA
- a CDS encoding MOSC N-terminal beta barrel domain-containing protein yields MTLIVGHVSALARFPVKSMAGETLSVAEVDWQGIEGDRQYAFVRAQNGTRFPWLTAREVPGMVLHRARFADPGAPKTSAIMVEAPDGGVRALHDPGLHAHLAEAAREPVSLIQVARGVYDSMPISLQTSAGHRALETAHGGRIDPRRFRINVTIESELLPEQWQGLRLAFGDPSEDGAIVHCADPIQRCVLVTIDPDTGAKDPTILRTVAQRFAACYGLYSAPARPGLIRVGDPVRILA; encoded by the coding sequence GTGACCTTGATCGTCGGCCATGTCTCCGCGCTTGCCCGCTTTCCGGTGAAGTCGATGGCGGGCGAGACGCTGTCGGTCGCCGAGGTCGACTGGCAGGGCATCGAGGGCGACCGCCAATATGCCTTTGTTCGTGCGCAAAATGGGACGCGTTTTCCATGGCTTACTGCCCGGGAGGTGCCGGGCATGGTCCTCCACCGGGCGCGCTTCGCTGACCCCGGCGCGCCCAAGACCAGCGCGATCATGGTGGAAGCCCCGGACGGCGGTGTCCGCGCGCTGCACGACCCCGGCCTGCACGCCCATCTGGCGGAGGCGGCGCGCGAGCCGGTGTCGTTGATCCAGGTGGCGCGCGGCGTCTATGACTCCATGCCGATCTCGCTCCAGACAAGCGCCGGGCATCGCGCGCTGGAAACCGCGCATGGCGGCCGGATCGATCCGCGCCGGTTCCGCATCAACGTCACGATCGAAAGCGAACTGCTGCCCGAGCAGTGGCAGGGCCTGCGCCTCGCCTTTGGCGATCCGAGCGAAGACGGCGCGATCGTGCACTGCGCCGATCCGATCCAGCGATGCGTGCTGGTCACCATCGATCCGGACACCGGCGCCAAGGACCCGACGATCCTGCGCACCGTCGCCCAGCGCTTCGCCGCCTGCTACGGGCTCTATTCCGCACCGGCGCGACCCGGGTTGATCCGCGTCGGCGACCCGGTGCGCATTCTCGCCTGA
- the recA gene encoding recombinase RecA gives MAASLKVIDGNMANPTDKQKALDAALAQIDRAFGKGSAMRLGSKETMQVEAISTGSLGLDIALGVGGLPRGRVIEVYGPESSGKTTLALHVIAEAQKNGGVAAFVDAEHALDPVYAKKLGVNIDELIVSQPDTGEQALEITDTLVRSNAIDVLVVDSVAALVPRAEIEGEMGDSHVGLQARLMSQSLRKLTGSISRSRCMVIFINQLRMKIGVMYGNPETTTGGNALKFYASVRLDIRRTGQIKDRDEIIGNATRVKVVKNKVAPPFKQVEFDIMYGEGISKIGEILDLGVKAGLVEKAGAWFSYDSIRIGQGRENSKNFLRENPEVCNRLEAAIRGRTEQVAEGLMAGPEPDDDI, from the coding sequence ATGGCAGCATCTCTCAAGGTGATCGACGGCAATATGGCCAATCCCACGGACAAGCAGAAGGCGCTCGACGCCGCCCTCGCGCAGATCGACCGCGCCTTCGGCAAGGGCTCGGCCATGCGGCTGGGCTCGAAGGAGACGATGCAGGTCGAGGCGATCTCCACCGGGTCGCTCGGGCTCGACATCGCGCTCGGTGTCGGCGGCCTGCCGCGCGGCCGCGTGATCGAAGTCTATGGTCCGGAAAGCTCGGGCAAGACGACGCTGGCGCTGCACGTGATCGCCGAGGCGCAGAAGAATGGCGGCGTCGCCGCCTTCGTCGACGCCGAGCACGCGCTCGACCCCGTTTACGCCAAGAAGCTGGGCGTCAATATCGACGAACTGATCGTGTCGCAGCCCGATACCGGCGAGCAGGCGCTGGAAATCACCGATACGCTTGTCCGTTCGAACGCGATCGACGTGCTGGTGGTCGATTCGGTCGCGGCCTTGGTGCCGCGCGCCGAAATCGAAGGCGAGATGGGCGACAGCCATGTCGGCCTCCAGGCCCGTCTGATGTCGCAGAGCCTGCGCAAGCTGACCGGTTCGATCAGCCGCTCGCGCTGCATGGTGATCTTCATCAACCAGCTGCGCATGAAGATCGGCGTGATGTACGGCAATCCGGAGACGACGACGGGCGGCAACGCGCTGAAGTTCTACGCCTCGGTCCGCCTCGACATTCGTCGCACCGGCCAGATCAAGGACCGAGACGAGATCATCGGCAACGCGACGCGCGTCAAGGTGGTGAAGAACAAGGTGGCGCCGCCGTTCAAGCAGGTCGAGTTCGACATCATGTACGGCGAGGGCATCTCCAAGATCGGCGAAATCCTCGATCTTGGCGTGAAGGCCGGGCTGGTCGAGAAGGCGGGTGCCTGGTTTAGCTATGACAGCATCCGCATCGGCCAGGGGCGCGAGAATTCGAAGAACTTCCTGCGCGAGAACCCCGAGGTTTGCAATCGCCTCGAAGCTGCGATCCGCGGTCGTACCGAGCAGGTCGCCGAGGGACTGATGGCCGGTCCGGAGCCCGACGACGATATCTGA